One window of the Salvia splendens isolate huo1 chromosome 1, SspV2, whole genome shotgun sequence genome contains the following:
- the LOC121806248 gene encoding calcium-dependent protein kinase 8-like produces MGNCCVTPFKHSGEEKKKKKHNNKPNHVARGARGGKKLVVLKDPGGHNIKERYKLGRELGQGEFGITYLCTDLVSGERYACKSISKKKLRTAVDIEDVRREVEIMKHMPKHPNVVSLKDTYEEDSAVHIVMELCEGGELFDRIVARGHYTEKAAAVVMKTIIEVIQACHQQGVMHRDLKPENFLFANKNETSPIKAIDFGLSVFFKPGERFNEIVGSPYYMAPEVLKRNYGPEIDIWSAGVILYILLCGVPPFWAESEQGVAQAIIRSVVEFKREPWPRVSNSAKELVKRMLDPDPILRLTAQQVLDHPWMQHTKKAPNASVGETVKARPKQFCVMNELKKMALKVVAENLSKEEEAGMKEAFDMTDSGKKGKINVEELRIGLHKLGHQISDVDVHILMEAADVDGDGTLNYGEFVAVTVHLRKMVNDEHIHKAFSHFDRNESGYIEIEELREALCDNDDANNKEVITSIMHDVDTNKDGRISYEEFATMMKAGTDWRKTSCRERLNCLSVKLREGSLQLANEGR; encoded by the exons ATGGGAAACTGCTGTGTGACCCCTTTTAAACACTctggggaggagaagaagaagaagaaacataACAATAAGCCGAATCATGTAGCTCGTGGGGCTAGGGGAGGGAAAAAGCTCGTCGTGTTGAAGGATCCTGGTGGCCATAACATCAAGGAGAGATACAAGCTCGGGCGTGAGCTCGGGCAGGGCGAATTTGGCATAACTTATCTGTGTACGGATTTGGTGAGCGGGGAGAGGTACGCGTGCAAGTCAATCTCGAAGAAGAAGCTGAGGACTGCAGTCGATATTGAGGACGTGAGGAGGGAGGTCGAGATCATGAAGCACATGCCTAAGCACCCAAATGTTGTGTCCTTGAAGGATACTTATGAAGAGGATAGCGCGGTGCACATTGTGATGGAACTATGCGAAGGTGGCGAACTGTTTGACAGGATCGTAGCCCGCGGGCATTATACAGAGAAGGCAGCAGCCGTTGTCATGAAGACCATCATCGAAGTTATTCAG GCGTGCCACCAACAAGGAGTCATGCATCGCGATCTCAAACCAGAGAATTTCCTTTTCGCGAATAAGAACGAAACATCTCCCATAAAAGCAATCGACTTTGGGCTGTCGGTTTTCTTCAAACCTG GTGAACGTTTCAACGAAATTGTTGGGAGCCCGTACTACATGGCTCCCGAGGTTCTAAAACGCAACTATGGACCAGAAATCGACATTTGGAGTGCTGGTGTCATCCTTTATATTCTGCTTTGCGGCGTTCCTCCCTTTTGGGCAG AGTCCGAGCAAGGAGTGGCTCAAGCAATCATTCGATCTGTTGTTGAGTTCAAGCGAGAACCTTGGCCTAGAGTCTCGAATAGTGCCAAAGAGCTTGTAAAGAGAATGCTCGACCCTGATCCCATTCTACGCCTCACAGCTCAACAAGTCCTCG ATCATCCTTGGATGCAACATACGAAGAAGGCACCAAATGCGTCCGTTGGCGAAACTGTTAAAGCAAGGCCGAAACAGTTCTGTGTGATGAATGAGCTCAAGAAAATGGCTCTAAAG GTTGTGGCTGAGAACTTGTCCAAGGAGGAAGAGGCTGGGATGAAGGAAGCATTTGACATGACGGACTCGGGGAAAAAGGGCAAAATTAACGTCGAGGAGCTCAGAATCGGTTTGCACAAACTTGGCCATCAGATCTCGGACGTTGATGTTCATATTCTAATGGAAGCT GCTGATGTCGATGGAGATGGAACGTTGAATTATGGCGAGTTTGTTGCTGTCACTGTGCATCTGAGAAAGATGGTCAACGATGAACATATTCATAAAGCGTTTTCCCATTTCGACCGTAATGAGAGTGGTTATATAGAGATTGAAGAGCTCCGGGAAGCTCTCTGCGATAACGACGATGCCAACAACAAGGAGGTCATCACTTCTATAATGCATGATGTGGATACAAATAAG GACGGGCGGATAAGTTATGAAGAATTTGCTACGATGATGAAGGCTGGAACAGATTGGAGAAAAACATCTTGTCGCGAGAGGTTGAACTGTCTTAGCGTGAAGTTGAGAGAAGGCTCGCTGCAGTTAGCTAACGAGGGTAGATAA
- the LOC121806266 gene encoding armadillo repeat-containing protein 8-like translates to MPASVASNQSSSPEDLIGRMSSAQAPHEAKLKALRDLKNQIIGNRTKKMAFLKLGAVHSIVAILASSAAASSSAGDGRDFHESFLIQSAAAIGSFACGLDAGVKAVLDAGAFPILFSLISHSNQKVVDASARSLKLIYQSKLAPNYDFLQEKNMEFLLSLLNRENENVTGLAASIITHSCQTTVEQQVLSEAGVIKRLVGLLGGSLIQRDASLESLAAVIKNNPEVASRFIVPENGRELSIVIELMKDKCPRTRLLACMCLINIRNASVSSLQDPGIKNKLVLILLELLDDPGQVGDEAPFVMSNLISEKEDLHQLAFNANVVEKLCENLNKGSFRSKRSEGIFLALSDLCSKLECCREKVLKLKVLASVREALVHDSAEVRAAACIFLKNVARSIKSLSAGTFMNEEIVVPLVQLMGSSFTSEQVAALGAISNVVVDFNANKSVFTQCGGVTQLVLLSKSVESTIRTNAVWALKNLTFLGNNQCKEEILLELSTSTLTSLISDPEASVQEQVLALVRNLVDGTVNSIDYVFGEDALLLHSIGRQLRSNVKAEVLVQGMYVLSNVASGNEHHKEAVMSELFGQAGNNTESILVRFLQSSNSQLRTAAVWAIVNLTLPSSPGACGRVTEFWNAGIVSQLKNMVNDPCLDVKLQTRTALRQLMTFGDAST, encoded by the exons ATGCCGGCCTCTGTGGCTTCGAATCAATCCAGCAGCCCGGAGGACTTGATCGGACGGATGAGCTCAGCACAGGCACCACACGAGGCTAAGCTGAAAGCGCTGAGGGACTTGAAGAACCAGATAATAGGAAATCGTACAAAAAAGATGGCCTTCTTGAAGCTCGGCGCCGTGCATTCAATTGTCGCTATTCTCGCCTCTTCTGCTGCCGCCTCCAGCAGCGCAGGGGACGGACGCGACTTCCATGAGTCGTTTCTGATCCAGTCTGCAGCGGCTATCGGGAGCTTTGCATGCGGATTGGATGCAGGAGTGAAGGCTGTGCTGGATGCTGGGGCTTTTCCCATTCTCTTCAGTCTAATTTCTCACTCAAATCAGAAA GTTGTTGATGCAAGTGCCCGATCACTTAAATTGATCTATCAGTCAAAATTGGCCCCAAATTATGATTTTcttcaagaaaaaaatatggagtTCCTCCTTTCACTACTGAACAGGGAGAATGAGAATGTTACTGGCCTTGCTGCAAGCATTATCACGCATTCATGCCAAACCACTGTCGAGCAGCAGGTATTGAGTGAAGCTGGAGTTATAAAAAGGCTTGTTGGTCTTCTTGGGGGTTCTCTAATTCAGCGGGATGCTAGCTTGGAATCTTTGGCTGCTGTCATCAAGAATAATCCAGAAGTTGCGTCAAGGTTCATAGTGCCTGAAAATGGAAGGGAATTAAGTATTGTGATTGAGCTGATGAAGGATAAGTGCCCTCGGACGAGGTTATTAGCCTGTATGTGCTTGATCAACATAAGAAATGCTTCAGTGTCTAGTCTTCAAGACCcaggaattaaaaataaattggtGCTGATATTACTTGAGCTTCTTGATGATCCTGGTCAAGTTGGTGATGAGGCTCCCTTTGTGATGTCCAATTTGatttctgaaaaagaagatCTGCATCAACTAGCCTTCAATGCAAATGTTGTTGAGAAGCTATGCGAAAACTTAAATAAAGGTTCATTCAGGTCCAAACGTTCCGAAGGGATATTTCTAGCACTGTCTGATCTTTGCTCAAAGCTGGAATGCTGCAGAGAAAAGGTCCTTAAATTAAAG GTGTTAGCTTCTGTTAGGGAAGCATTGGTTCATGACAGTGCTGAAGTGCGTGCTGCAGCTTGCATTTTCTTGAAGAATGTTGCCCGTTCTATCAAG AGTTTGAGTGCAGGTACCTTTATGAATGAAGAGATTGTGGTTCCTTTAGTTCAACTAATGGGTAGCTCCTTTACTTCCGAGCAG GTTGCTGCTCTGGGTGCTATAAGCAATGTGGTGGTTGATTTCAATGCAAATAAATCAGTGTTCACACAATGTGGAGGTGTGACACAGCTGGTTCTGCTTTCAAAGTCTGTTGAATCAACTATTAGAACCAATGCTGTATGGGCCTTAAAGAATCTCACATTCCTTGGAAACAACCAATGTAAAGAAGAAATTTTGCTGGAACtgtcaacatccacattaacaAGCCTCATTAGTG ACCCTGAAGCTTCTGTCCAAGAGCAAGTTTTGGCGCTTGTTCGTAATCTCGTAGATGGCACTGTAAACTCAATCGATTATGTATTTGGGGAGGACGCTCTTCTCCTGCATTCTATAGGAAGGCAATTACGGAGCAATGTGAAAGCTGAAGTTCTGGTTCAA GGTATGTACGTCCTCAGCAATGTGGCTTCTGGGAACGAGCACCACAAAGAAGCAGTTATGAGCGAACTTTTTGGACAGGCAGGCAATAATACAGAGTCAATATTGGTCAGATTTTTGCAGAGTAGTAACAGCCAACTGCGTACAGCTGCTGTTTGGGCTATTGTGAATCTTACTCTTCCAAGCAGCCCAGGTGCATGTGGCAGGGTTACGGAATTCTGGAATGCGGGGATCGTATCTCAACTAAAGAATATGGTGAATGACCCTTGTCTTGATGTCAAG CTCCAAACCAGAACTGCTCTTAGACAGCTGATGACATTCGGGGATGCTTCAACATGA